A single Oncorhynchus nerka isolate Pitt River linkage group LG10, Oner_Uvic_2.0, whole genome shotgun sequence DNA region contains:
- the LOC135559521 gene encoding spectrin beta chain, non-erythrocytic 4-like — protein MLMGAGRDTARDEAQKLHRKWLKHQAFMAELARNKEWLAKIEQEGQELIDEKPELRSVVQQKLEEIRECWTDLESTTKAKARALFENNKPEPVVKSYSDLDHQLSGLEKQPPQLEQAHHLPTFNEQLQKFQSQMGNMYKDVGELGSLQGVCLPQRGSLVKGGEGEGGEQPAVVETRIVRLIEPLKERRRILLASKEMHQVAQDLEEEILWIQERLPLASSKDYGNNLQSVQQHVKINQTLQRDLQGRQARVEEVLDRAGIIASLRTPEVDFVREGAGHVRQVWEVLRLEAERRSVMLDVVLLAQQYYSEAAKVESWLAGQKLHLINEEKGTDEESTLQLLKEHLALEATVENYAETVGMLSQQCQQQLELGHPDSEGITKQQSHIDRLYVSLKDMVEHRKTKLEQQYWMYQLNREVEELEKWITEREAVASSTELGQDLEHVTLLQEKFTKFCSETNSIGQQRMEQVNKMVNEMIDCGHTDAATIAEWKDGLNESWADLLELMETRRQMLAASHQLHKFFTDCKEVQLSVSPRLFSRFPKIIFNKQRET, from the exons GAGGGCCAGGAGCTGATCGATGAGAAGCCGGAGCTGCGTTCGGTGGTGCAGCAGAAGCTGGAGGAGATCAGGGAGTGCTGGACGGACCTGGAGAGCACCACCAAGGCCAAGGCCCGGGCTCTGTTTGAGAACAACAAGCCAGAGCCGGTGGTGAAGAGCTACTCAGACCTGGACCACCAGCTCTCTGGCCTGGAGAAACAGCCCCCCCAGCTGGAGCAGGCTCATCACCTACCCACCTTCAACGAGCAGCTGCAGAAATTTCAG TCTCAGATGGGGAACATGTACAAGGACGTAGGGGAACTAGGGTCCCTCCAGGGGGTGTGCCTCCCCCAGCGAGGCAGCCTGGTGAAGGGTGGCGAGGGAGAAGGGGGCGAGCAGCCAGCCGTAGTGGAGACCCGCATCGTGCGCCTCATCGAGCCCCTGAAGGAGAGACGACGCATCCTGCTGGCCTCCAAAGAGATGCACCAGGTCGCTCAGGACCTGGAGGAAGAGATA CTGTGGATCCAGGAGCGGCTTCCTCTGGCCTCCTCTAAGGATTACGGCAACAACCTGCAGAGTGTTCAGCAGCATGTCAAGATCAACCAG ACACTGCAGAGGGATCTGCAGGGGCGCCAAGCACGGGTGGAGGAGGTGTTGGACCGGGCGGGGATCATCGCCTCTCTGCGGACCCCTGAGGTTGACTTTGTGCGTGAGGGGGCGGGGCATGTGCGTCAGGTGTGGGAGGTGCTGAGGCTGGAGGCGGAGAGGAGGTCTGTGATGCTGGATGTGGTGCTGCTGGCCCAGCAGTACTACAGCGAGGCAGCCAAGGTGGAGTCCTGGCTGGCAGGCCAGAAACTGCACCTCATCAATGAGGAGAAGGGCACG GACGAGGAGAGCACCCTGCAGCTGCTGAAGGAGCACCTGGCCTTGGAGGCGACAGTGGAGAACTACGCTGAGACAGTGGGCATGCTCTCCCAGCAGTGTCAGCAACAGCTGGAGCTGGGGCACCCAGATAG TGAGGGGATCACCAAGCAGCAGTCCCACATAGACcgtctgtatgtgtctctgaAGGACATGGTGGAGCACAGGAAGACCAAGCTGGAGCAGCAGTACTGGATGTACCAGCTCaacagagaggtggaggagttAGAGAAGTGGATCACTGAGAGGGAGGCCGTTGCCAGCTCCACTGAGCTGGGTCAAGACCTGGAGCATGTCACG ttgcTACAGGAAAAATTCACCAAGTTCTGCTCAGAGACCAACAGCATAGGCCAGCAGAGGATGGAGCAGGTGAATAAGATGGTGAATGAGATGATAGACTGTGGCCACACGGACGCGGCCACCATAGCTGAGTGGAAGGACGGACTGAACGAGTCATGGGCCGACCTACTGGAGCTCATGGAGACCCGAAGACAGATGCTGGCAGCATCACACCAGCTGCACAAGTTCTTCACCGACTGCAAAGAGGTACAGCTCAGTGTTTCTCCAAGATTATTTTCTAGGTTCCCCAAGATTATTTTCAATAAGCAGAGGGAAACATAG